From Schistocerca americana isolate TAMUIC-IGC-003095 chromosome 11, iqSchAmer2.1, whole genome shotgun sequence, the proteins below share one genomic window:
- the LOC124554159 gene encoding ankyrin-3-like produces MASNRGSLVHAMSELLTRGTGADVTLCVRGGEIEAHSLILAARSPVFAAMLLQHDTEEAASGRVQIPDVEAATMRQLVRYVYTDEVPEGKESAAELLAAADKYGLLLLKEACEDKLLQNLCIENVAECAVLASQHCCSRLLGAAVEVISRDPPEARKTEGWREGVACCPQLMTQISQLVEAKISAAKDDALKKWLHEAAERGNVDELPDILAQGVDINCRCENGNTALHKAAKGGDVLAVNWLLEAGADVSALNNWQQTPLHVAAGYGRQGVAMTLLFYRADKDAWDGSGQTALQVAAACGEASVVNLLLRLGADRSAAGYGMTPLQLAQAYNRKTVVGILSGVRPV; encoded by the exons ATGGCCAGTAACAGAGGCAGTTTGGTTCACGCTATGTCCGAGCTCCTGACGAGGGGCACGGGTGCTGACGTTACGCTGTGTGTCCGAGGTGGTGAAATAGAGGCGCACAGCTTAATACTCGCTGCCAGGAGCCCGGTCTTCGCAGCTATGTTACTGCAGCACGACACGGAGGAAGCTGCCAGTGGCCGTGTCCAGATACCGGACGTAGAGGCTGCCACTATGCGGCAGCTCGTCCGCTACGTGTACACAGACGAGGTCCCGGAGGGGAAAGAATCTGCGGCAGAGCTACTCGCGGCTGCAGATAAATACGGCCTCCTTCTGCTGAAGGAGGCTTGCGAGGACAAGTTGCTGCAGAATTTGTGTATAGAAAATGTGGCGGAGTGTGCGGTGCTGGCTTCGCAGCACTGTTGCTCGCGCCTGCTCGGTGCCGCCGTCGAGGTGATCTCCCGGGACCCTCCGGAGGCCCGCAAGACGGAGGGCTGGCGAGAGGGAGTGGCCTGCTGCCCGCAACTGATGACGCAAATCTCGCAGTTGGTTGAAGCGAAAATCAG TGCCGCAAAGGACGACGCCTTGAAGAAGTGGCTGCACGAAGCTGCAGAACGTGGAAATGTGGACGAACTCCCAGACATCCTGGCACAGGGAGTGGACATAAACTGCCGGTGTGAAAACGGCAACACGGCGCTTCACAAGGCGGCGAAGGGTGGCGACGTCTTGGCCGTAAACTGGCTGTTGGAGGCGGGTGCGGATGTCAGCGCGCTGAACAACTGGCAGCAGACGCCCCTCCACGTAGCAGCGGGATACGGCAGACAGGGAGTCGCCATGACCTTGCTGTTTTACAGGGCAGACAAAGACGCGTGGGATGGAAGCGGGCAGACGGCTCTGCAGGTTGCTGCCGCGTGTGGTGAAGCGTCCGTGGTCAACCTGTTGTTGCGGCTGGGAGCGGACCGATCTGCTGCCGGATACGGTATGACGCCTCTACAACTTGCCCAGGCGTACAACAGGAAGACTGTCGTCGGTATTCTGAGTGGGGTTCGTCCGGTGTGA